The Chitinophaga niabensis genomic interval GTGGCTGATACCGAAGTTGTATACATTCTCAGGTTTCACAAACGTACCGAACGCATGCAGCAACAGGATCACGATCTTAAATTTAGGATCATATCCTTCAATGTCCAGCGTAGGGTCTGTTTCTGCGAAGCCGAGGTCCTGCGCCTGTTGCAGTGCAGTTTCAAAGCTGAGGTTCTCTTCAAATATCTTGGTGAGAATGAAGTTGGTAGAACCATTGCAGATACCTTCCACTGCATTCAGCAGATCGTTGTCATAATATTCTTCCAGGTTACGGATGATGGGAATACTCGCGCAGCTGGATGCTTCGTAGAGGAACGGAACTTTGTTCTCCACCTGCAGCTGATACAGTGCAGGCAGGTTCTCTGCGATCATACGTTTGCTGGCGCTTACCACCGCTTTACCATTCTTCAGGGCAGTGCTTACGATATTGAAAGCAGCGTCCGTTTCGTTGATCAATTCCACTACCACATCGATAGTAGGATCGTTAAGGATATCGTTAGGGTCCGTCGTGAAATAGCTCATGTCTATCGGACGGGGTTTACTGGGGTCTTTAATACAGATCTTTTTGATCCTTGCGTTGATACCTTTTGTTCGGTTCAGTACTTCATAGAGGCCCTGGCCTACACAGCCAAATCCGA includes:
- a CDS encoding homoserine dehydrogenase yields the protein MEKKNINLGIFGFGCVGQGLYEVLNRTKGINARIKKICIKDPSKPRPIDMSYFTTDPNDILNDPTIDVVVELINETDAAFNIVSTALKNGKAVVSASKRMIAENLPALYQLQVENKVPFLYEASSCASIPIIRNLEEYYDNDLLNAVEGICNGSTNFILTKIFEENLSFETALQQAQDLGFAETDPTLDIEGYDPKFKIVILLLHAFGTFVKPENVYNFGISHLNDFDIQFARQRNCTIKLIGTCRRQNGHVNAYVLPHLIREHNLLYDVYNEYNGILLESAFTDKQFFVGKGAGGTATGSAVLSDISALLYNYRYEYKKIKQSNQPTFTNDLQLQVYVRYSRPDQVDLTEFYNISEKYESPTYRYVVGTINLDKLKDAAWLKNKEVNLLVLEH